The following proteins are encoded in a genomic region of Armatimonadota bacterium:
- a CDS encoding metallophosphatase, translated as MPNLTILHTNDLHGKLSREGAEIIRRERASPGDCLLLDSGDAIVSGNIYYRPGGEPALRLMSEIGYDAMGMGNREFHFLAAGLQSKVKLARFPVLCANIRGAEEFIRPSLIVEKGGCRVALFGLTVPMITKRMLASRLSPYWFENPIEAAREIVPSLRSQSDIIVALTHIGLKADEKLAADVPGIDLILGGHTHAVLHDLVRIGATTIVQAGSWGHHLGKVVIAGERGCLSFSNALLPLQPSAKARDGAT; from the coding sequence ATCCGGCGGGAGAGAGCTTCCCCCGGCGATTGCCTGCTCCTCGACTCCGGCGACGCCATCGTTTCCGGCAACATCTACTACCGCCCCGGGGGAGAGCCCGCCCTTCGGCTCATGAGCGAGATCGGCTACGACGCCATGGGCATGGGCAACCGAGAATTCCACTTCCTCGCGGCCGGCCTGCAGTCAAAGGTAAAGCTCGCCCGCTTTCCTGTTCTGTGCGCGAACATCAGAGGCGCGGAGGAGTTCATCCGCCCCAGCCTGATCGTCGAGAAGGGCGGTTGCAGGGTCGCTCTATTCGGTCTGACCGTCCCCATGATCACGAAGCGGATGCTCGCGAGCCGTCTAAGTCCCTATTGGTTCGAGAACCCAATCGAGGCGGCGCGTGAGATAGTCCCTTCTCTTCGTTCGCAGTCCGATATCATAGTCGCGCTCACGCATATCGGGCTGAAGGCGGATGAGAAGCTTGCGGCGGATGTTCCCGGCATAGACCTCATCCTCGGCGGCCACACGCATGCCGTTCTCCATGACCTGGTCAGGATCGGTGCAACGACCATCGTTCAGGCGGGCTCGTGGGGGCATCATTTGGGCAAGGTAGTGATAGCTGGGGAGCGGGGATGCCTGTCGTTCAGCAATGCTCTCCTTCCGCTCCAACCGAGTGCCAAGGCCAGGGACGGGGCGACATGA